One Dunckerocampus dactyliophorus isolate RoL2022-P2 chromosome 15, RoL_Ddac_1.1, whole genome shotgun sequence genomic window, AGGAAGGAGGACTCCAGCAGGGCTTGCACGCTGGCCACCTTCATGCGACTGAAAAGCGGCGAGGGCAACAAAACGGGGGACTCATGAGGGGAGGATGGCAAGGATGAGGAGGCAGGGGCGTGAGGCGGGAAAAGCTGGTAGAGGTGACACTCCTGTGGCTTTTGAGTCATCGATCTGGAAGaggaaataaaaatgacaggGTGAAAAAACGAGGAAAAGAAGAGGGACGAAGTATGTAAGGCGTCACCTAATCTTGAGGAGCGGCTCGACTTGGAGGAGCTGGAAGAGCTTGTTGAGGAACTCCTCCGGATCTGGACAGGCATAAAAGACGAGCGGCGTGACAGCATTCCTCAGTTGGAATGCACAGCATTGAGCTCACTTACCTTTTTCCTGGTTGGTGAAACCTGCGTTTCTGTTGGCGGCCTCCAGCAGTCGCCTCAAGGCCATGGTCTTACTGGCACACACATAGCCGTACCTTAAAGAAACCATTGTAAACTAAATATCATTATACAGACATGAAGCAAACTTCTACTTCTGAACCGCTACACACCAAAGGGTGAacttttgtcaaaacatgcaccatgACTGTGCTGACGGGGCTGCTTTTCCCGCAAATACACTGGGGCTGCAACGATTACTTGACATAATTGACATTGCTGATAATAAAAAATTTAGCAACAGAGATTTGTCATTGTCGACGCATTGCTTGATAAAATTGTAATTGATAGACAGAGAAGGagacatttatttataaaaaaagacGCATGAGGGCAAgaagcagaaagaaaaaatggcAGGAGCGAATAGCAGAGTTACCAAAGATAAGAACATGGCTACCTTTGCATGGGCACCTCCGGGACTTAGCAAATAATTGCCCATAAGTAgagctgggcgatatggaccaaaactcatatcctgatatatttaggttgaatatcaatatacaatatatatcctgatatttttccccgcaaagtgagtttagacaaaatcaaagccaaatatgcgtgtcaagttgttttattcaaataaatacttaacatgagaatgttttttttttaagttttaaagcttcatacaagattcatgtaaaaaaaaaaaataatatctaaAAATGTCCGCTAAAAtaaaagtaggccattctctttctgaaataaatatagaaaaagtcaaatagtcttttttttataacaaacctttagctatatGCTCAAGTCCTCtaataacaaaagcacaaaagaataAAACAAGTAGTGCCTGGTCTAAGAggaaatttttaaatgtcagcaattcaaaaatactttaaattgaacagtggtattttttagaagacacaagcatgtccttctTTTGTGCCAGGagcaccaacctgtcaactgcatcaggcttagcaactgtctgacttccttgtacattggtggtagagcttgtcatgctaaataattgtgactgcaaaGCTCACTGGAAATCACGAGTCCATTGTTTTAAGCAGGTttttaattcagtttttttccactgttgcaacaatGACTATATCTTTAGCAATGTGACAGGACACcgctttgtgttgtggcaggagttGGGCAGCCAGCGCGGAGCTTCACccattcctcgtattggagtttgtgccaagttttaaggtggtgaattttttattttttaatgctctgaattcgaagtacgtccaaattactgagctacgaaggagtattagggccaaaTTCTGACTAATTCCTCCACCGCAGACGCTGTCGCTTCGTCTGAGCCGCCGGGCTTCTTGCTCGACCCATCTTCTCTCCTCTTGCATGCACGAAGGGGGGCGGGCCaggagctcacacacagtgcagagcaATGAGGGTaatacagcgcaaatccagtctatatcgatatgaacaatatggttgtttttgatatcgtgcttaaagtaaatcgATACATTAATAATATCGCTATATCACCCAGCCCTACCCATAAGTCTGTCTAATGGTTATAAATGTTTGAGGTTACTGTATTGCGTGGATGCTAGCATgactttgaaataatttttgACCAcagcccatagggggcgccacaaaccTGCATGCTGCATTTCGTGTCATGATCGCGTCATTGTCAAAAGCtaatcttttattttgaaaagtgacaAGTTCCGAGTACCTGCGCAAGGGGTTGACGATCTCGCAGCGCAGCAGGTCCTGTGCTCGGCTCGAGCTCtggtcctcttcctcttccGAGGGCCAAAACAACAACCAGTCTGCCGAGCTACAGCAGGAAAAGAGGCTACACGCGGCGAGATGGCGCGAGACAAGAGTGAGACATCATGCATCCGTATATGATCtctgaaaacaggaagtaaacgcAGCACCTGAAGAGCGTAGCATCCAGGTAACAGGAGTTGAGATGACCCTGGATGCCTCTCTTCCAGCCCTGGTACAGCTCCTTGGCCTCATCACCATCCATCGGAGGCGTGTGGTCCTCCACACGCTCGCTTCCCCACTCTGCGAAGGCTGCCAACGCACAAAAAGATGTTTGGACTCTCTTCactgacacacaaaacagcacacaaACTAATCACCTATGGAGTTGCAGCGCTCCACTTGATTGACACGGGCTTCAGGAGCAGGGAATCTGGAATCCCGCCTGCAGTTAGAAAGCTTGACGAAGAGCCCCTTGTTGGGCGGGCAGCGGAAGTGGCGTTCGTTGAGGTACCTGCCATCGGTTCCGGCCGCCAGCTCCTGTTCCTGGATGGCAAAGCACAAAAATTAAACATCTGGCCAAAAGGAGGAGCAACTTTGCCATGAAATCCTACCAGCTCGATGCCCGCCACCACTTCTGGAACTCCACTAATGTTCCCAATCCAGCGGATCACCCCATAAAGGGGTGGGTCGTTCACTTCCACCATGGAGCCCACCTCCAGGATCTCCCCGTGCTCTACCGCTGCCTCATCTACGTCTGCTGACCTGGGCGACGAAGGTGGACTATGCATGCCGTTTGTGGGATGCACTGCGGGGATTGCCGCGACCATGCCCGCTGGCTTGGGAGGTGGGGGAGGGGGCGGAGGCAGGTGATTGTGGACCAGCTTTGGCCGTGGTGGCGGAGGAACgggtttgtgggtttttttgttcggTGGCAACAGGGCCACCTTGGGGGCGGATGCAGGCATTGACAAAGGTTTGGTGGTGGTTTGCAAAGTGTTCATGACAGATTTCAGGACTTGGGGGGGAGGGATTTTGGGATGCTGGGACtcttgggggggaggggggagcaCACAAAAGCTAGAtgtgaaaacaaatgaacacagTATGCAGATGTCAAATAAACATGTTATGGAGGTGGTCCAAtacctgggaacacctcagatGCCGGCAGCAGCTTTCCATATGCGGCATAAGGAATTTGACACAGCTTCTCTCCTTTATGAACTCCATCCCAATCGCCAACCGGAGTGTCCTGGGATACAATTCCCAATATTGACACCCTGCTCGCCATTGAACATGTTTGGAAGCAATAAAGCAACTGACCAGCAGCACACCCACGTAGGTCTCAGATGAAGACCGACCAGGCAGGGGACCACAGAAGCGCACCTCTCCGCTAACGGCAGAGCCCTCCAGGGACATGCTAACCCGTTGGCCAACACGCAGAGTTGCTGCAGGCGACTGCTCGGTCGCTCCATGGAGGACACCCAGCAACTGAGGCTGAGGTGGAAGCTGGCTGTGATGCCCGGGTGGCAGGGGCAAGCGCTCTGCGTGGTGCCCATTACTCTGTGTCTGGATGTTCACGGTACGACGACGGGTGACACTGCGGCGGGGTTGGCGCTGCCTGTCTTGGCCTTCTGGGCTGCGAGTCCTGTGTCGGGGCTTGATGTGGCTGATTGGGAGAAAAATGGCACTTCCGTCTGGGCAGGTGAAAAGATCATTGCCAGTGCCCTTGCCTTTGCCCGCTGCTGAGCCCTGCAGCAAACGCAGGGTCATTAATGACCACCATTGACAAAATAAGTCTTGCAGTGTGTGGATGCTAACTTTACCAAGAGCTGCACCCCAAAAAACTGAGCTCTGCTCCCTGGTGTCAGAGGCCCGAAATATTTGAGTTCAGCTTCTGAAAAGTCATCCCCTGGACCCGTTCGGACCCACAGGGGGGTGCCGATGGGCAAACTGGCCAAGTCATACAACTTCTGAGGATTGCCTGAAAACAACGAAATCTCACAATGAATAACATAAATCCCCCCCACCTGCTGTAACAGCTTACTCAGTAGTTTCAGGCGAGTCTCTGGTTCCACCGGCTCCAACAGGCCAACAAAGTCACTTGGTACCTCCAGAAGAGCCCTTCTCTCCACTGACAGAGTGATGGCATTTTCCAGCACCTTTTTTGAACCATGTTATTGGCAGCTTATCCTGACTAGTTCAAAGCAGTCAGAATGTAAAACGGTGCACATATTTAGTACCTTTACACACACGAACTCGCCTCTGCTCTTGAGAGGCTTCTCCACGCACATGGTCCCCCGCAGAAGCAGAATGTGATTTTCCTGTATATGCTGTTCCGTAGAGATCAAGTACATTTTCGGGGGGCGTCCGGTCCGTTTGAAGTCGCGGGCCCCTGACATGTTGCTTTAATCAAGAAACAAGACAAGAAAGTCTGCATTTATTGTAATAATGGACAAACAGGTGAACTTGAGTACCTTCATACCAGCCAACACGCTAAAGCCAGGTCATGGCGACAAACGTTTACATTCAACCAGTCGTCTTTCATGTTTACGGCGGGTTTAGTTTGTGACAACAAGTGTTGTCTGAGCGACGCGTTCGTAAGTAACGAGTTATGTTGAGGGAAAGGACATAAAACTCACCGATTTCAACAAGGGGACTCAAATCAGGTAGAAATCAAGAAATCAAGAACTCCCATAACAAACCGAACAGCAAAGCCGGAAGCGGAGAGATCGAGGCAGCGTCAGCCAATGGGAAGTCACAAAAGTTCAACAGCCAATCAGGCTGAACGTCGGCGTTTCTTTGCAAGGATTCCTTTTTTCGATAGGTAACCGGAATCGTCCAAATGTGAACTATATTAATTGGTTtactgaataaaataaatagataaatacagCTGTTACTAAAGTCACATTAGTTATATTAGTTACATTACAACAATTTCAAAcggtttgctttgtcacctgcaaCGCACAGCtgagatgttgtttttttttatatttcatcgtttagaacaggggtgtcaaactcattttcattgagggccacatcgcagttacggctgccctcagagggccacttgtaactgtcagatTTTATTAATCTAAATATGAAtgtaacctcataatattattacaaatattattattattattattagtagtagtagtagtagtagtagtagtatattgcccatgcattagattattatatttttactaacaaattgatggataacttgcttcgaaatgagaagtgaagtgagaatgtcatggtgacaagcagacattcaagtatttgtttttgaaaaatgcttggaatatcgtgctgcatgattagataatactgacgtttagaagaaccgcatgcagtgcaatttttctgtcaaaatgacacgtcaaatacatttagaagggcagaggtaaagtgcattattgacatgcattattccaagggtttcgcgggccgcataaaatgatgtggcgggccacatctggcccccgggccttgtgtttgacacctgtggtttAGAATATCTATGCATTGTGTTTTAAGTAAACAAAGGATGAAGAATACCATCCTTCCATTTACTGTATCTGCATGGAAAAGTTTGGGCACCGTTGTATTACACTTTTATATTGATTGACATTTTAATGAATTATATCAGTTTCTGTTTTTTACGAATTAATTTACATTCTAAATATTAATTCCACTCATTGTACAAAAAGGCCTCCACGTGTATGTATGTGCATGCAAGcatattacagtaatattttTTGAGCAttcgtttttattatttataaattaaaaaaataaaaaaaattccacattATGGACTACAACCAGATTGATTGACCTTCACACAGTACTTGTGTATTTGACaatatatatagcatatatacaatggtgtgcaaaagtgttgtgcccccttcctgatttattatttttttgcatgtttgtcacacttaaatatttcagctcatcaaacatatttaaatattagtcaatgaaaacacaactgaacagaaaatgcagtttttaaaagaaactttttattattaagggagaaaaaaatccaaacctacatggccctatgtgagaaagtgattgcccccctgttgaAATATAACTAAACTGTGGTTTATCAAACCTGAGTTCAAGCgggaaaggttataaagccatttctaaagctttgggactccagcgaaccacagtgaaagccattatccacaaaggcaaaaacatggaacagtggtgaaccttcccaggagtggctggccaaccaaaattaccccaagagcgcagcgacaactcatccaagggGTTACAAAAGACCACGCAACAACATCCACAtccaagaactgcaggcctcacttgcctcagttaaggtcagtgttcatgactccaccataaggaagacaaaaacggcctgcatggcagagcttcaaggcgaaaaccactgctgaacaaaaagaacattaaggctcctatcaattttgtcagaaaatatcttgatgacctttgggaaaatactctgtggtctaacgagacaaaagttcaacttttcggaaggtgtgtgtctcattacatctggcgtaaaagtaacactacatttcagaaaaagaacatcataccaacagtaaaatatggtggtgataGTGTAATGGtctagggctgttttgctgctacaGGACCTCgaagacttgctatgataaatgaaccatgaattctgctgacgaccaaaaaatcctgaaagaaAAGGTCCGGCCATctctttgtgacctcaagctgaaacaaacttgggttgtACAGCACGACAAtggtccaaaacacaccagcaagtccacctctgaatggctgaaaaacaaaatgaagagtggtcaaagtcctgacatGAATCTGATTGAGAGGctctggcatgaccttaaatcagtagttcatgctcgaaaaccctccaaagtGGCTGAATTATAACAATTCTGCTAAGAGgggtgggccaaaattcctccacagagctGTAAGAgagtcattgcaagttatcgcaaacacttaattgcatttgttgctgctaagggtggcccaaccagtcatTATgattagggggcaatcacttgttTACACAGGCccatgttggtttggatttttttcttccttaataataaaaagtttcatttaaaaactgtattttgtgttcagtcgcgtcgtcattgactgatatttaaatttgtttgatgatccgaacatttaagtgtgacaaacatgcaacaaaataagaaatcaggaaggggacacacactttttcacaccactgtatagatATATcttttatacatcttttatacagtgtatataaatgtaattagaAAGTGCATGTTGCATAGATGGAGATTGTCAACACAACTGCATATGCAACAAGTGCAGATGagcaaaatgtcataatttcatACAGCAAACCATTAAGGATCTGAAAATTggacaaaacaaatacagaatTCTGAGTGTCCAGCACAAACACAGCTGCATCATGATCGTAACATCATTCAAGCAATTGGGATTATATTTAGCGTCTCATCCCAAAGACTAAGGCATCCCATTGTGATTAGTGCATGGGTGCATAGAGAGGGCAGGCATAGCCAGACACTCAGCAGCATCAGCGTCAGGGCTACAGCCATGTCAGTGCTATGGCAAACACAATGTGTCAGGCTTGTCGTAATAGTCCCTAAAAAGAGGATGTCAGAACCGCGGAGATGACTGCTCTGGATTGACAAAGTAGGTCGTCAGTTCCCCTTTGCCCTTGACGTTGATCACGCCTCGGAGTGTGACGCCGTAGCCAACGCTCTGGACTACCTGGGCCGTCTCCTCAGTCACCTAGATACAGAGAAGTATTAAGCTCAAGCACACAAAGTGCTCACCTGGAGAATGAGCAGATCGGTAGCCAGCGGTGACCTCTACTGACCTGTATCTTGTCCAGCACTCCCGTGCTGTCCATCCTGCTGGCCACGTTGACAGAGTTACCCCAGATGTCGTATTGTGGTTTATGAGCACCGATGACTCCAGCAATGACCGGGCCCTGGTTTATTCCTGCAAGGCAACCACACAGGCTAGATTGAGCAGTTCGACAACCTTGTAAATTCCCACACTTAAGGTGCAAAGGCTTACCAATGCGAAGTTTGAAGCTGTTGAAGGAGTGCGTGTTGATGAGCTCGAGTTTGTTCATTAAAGAGATGGCGAACTCCATCATGGAGCGCACGTGACTGTAGGACATGTCGCATTTCTACAGGCAGAGCCAGAGATATGTTCCAAGGGAATTAAGTAATgaaatccatccacccatccattttatacaccgcttgtcctcatgagAGTCACAGAGCTGGAGCcagtcccagctgacttaaagtgaaaggcggtgtacaccctgtactggtcagCAGTCAATCACAACCATTCAAGCTCACTcacacctatagacaatttagactctccaattaacctatgcatgtttttggaatgacacctctcgcccaaagtcagctggtataggctccagcataaccgcaaccctagtgaggataagcggcatagaaaatgaattggatgtttttgggatgtgggtggaa contains:
- the si:cabz01101003.1 gene encoding ubiquitin carboxyl-terminal hydrolase CYLD isoform X1 yields the protein MSGARDFKRTGRPPKMYLISTEQHIQENHILLLRGTMCVEKPLKSRGEFVCVKVLENAITLSVERRALLEVPSDFVGLLEPVEPETRLKLLSKLLQQVGGIYVIHCEISLFSGNPQKLYDLASLPIGTPLWVRTGPGDDFSEAELKYFGPLTPGSRAQFFGVQLLGSAAGKGKGTGNDLFTCPDGSAIFLPISHIKPRHRTRSPEGQDRQRQPRRSVTRRRTVNIQTQSNGHHAERLPLPPGHHSQLPPQPQLLGVLHGATEQSPAATLRVGQRVSMSLEGSAVSGEVRFCGPLPGRSSSETYVGVLLDTPVGDWDGVHKGEKLCQIPYAAYGKLLPASEVFPESQHPKIPPPQVLKSVMNTLQTTTKPLSMPASAPKVALLPPNKKTHKPVPPPPRPKLVHNHLPPPPPPPPKPAGMVAAIPAVHPTNGMHSPPSSPRSADVDEAAVEHGEILEVGSMVEVNDPPLYGVIRWIGNISGVPEVVAGIELEQELAAGTDGRYLNERHFRCPPNKGLFVKLSNCRRDSRFPAPEARVNQVERCNSIAFAEWGSERVEDHTPPMDGDEAKELYQGWKRGIQGHLNSCYLDATLFSLFSCCSSADWLLFWPSEEEEDQSSSRAQDLLRCEIVNPLRRYGYVCASKTMALRRLLEAANRNAGFTNQEKDPEEFLNKLFQLLQVEPLLKIRSMTQKPQECHLYQLFPPHAPASSSLPSSPHESPVLLPSPLFSRMKVASVQALLESSFLHAGLKFVEAPSCLLLLMPRFGKDFKMFDAILPTLHIDITDLLDDTLRQCSICQAVARWECVECYEDRDITPGHLKQYCHTCNTQVHNHRKRGSHSPVEIGIPEAALSGPNNCARQQMSLFAVTCIETSHYVSFVKYGPQSSDWLFFDSMADREGGENGFNVPLVKPCPEVGGYFSLSEEELGRVDPASFREPARRLLCDSYMCLYHNPELSLYK
- the si:cabz01101003.1 gene encoding ubiquitin carboxyl-terminal hydrolase CYLD isoform X2, whose amino-acid sequence is MSGARDFKRTGRPPKMYLISTEQHIQENHILLLRGTMCVEKPLKSRGEFVCVKVLENAITLSVERRALLEVPSDFVGLLEPVEPETRLKLLSNPQKLYDLASLPIGTPLWVRTGPGDDFSEAELKYFGPLTPGSRAQFFGVQLLGSAAGKGKGTGNDLFTCPDGSAIFLPISHIKPRHRTRSPEGQDRQRQPRRSVTRRRTVNIQTQSNGHHAERLPLPPGHHSQLPPQPQLLGVLHGATEQSPAATLRVGQRVSMSLEGSAVSGEVRFCGPLPGRSSSETYVGVLLDTPVGDWDGVHKGEKLCQIPYAAYGKLLPASEVFPESQHPKIPPPQVLKSVMNTLQTTTKPLSMPASAPKVALLPPNKKTHKPVPPPPRPKLVHNHLPPPPPPPPKPAGMVAAIPAVHPTNGMHSPPSSPRSADVDEAAVEHGEILEVGSMVEVNDPPLYGVIRWIGNISGVPEVVAGIELEQELAAGTDGRYLNERHFRCPPNKGLFVKLSNCRRDSRFPAPEARVNQVERCNSIAFAEWGSERVEDHTPPMDGDEAKELYQGWKRGIQGHLNSCYLDATLFSLFSCCSSADWLLFWPSEEEEDQSSSRAQDLLRCEIVNPLRRYGYVCASKTMALRRLLEAANRNAGFTNQEKDPEEFLNKLFQLLQVEPLLKIRSMTQKPQECHLYQLFPPHAPASSSLPSSPHESPVLLPSPLFSRMKVASVQALLESSFLHAGLKFVEAPSCLLLLMPRFGKDFKMFDAILPTLHIDITDLLDDTLRQCSICQAVARWECVECYEDRDITPGHLKQYCHTCNTQVHNHRKRGSHSPVEIGIPEAALSGPNNCARQQMSLFAVTCIETSHYVSFVKYGPQSSDWLFFDSMADREGGENGFNVPLVKPCPEVGGYFSLSEEELGRVDPASFREPARRLLCDSYMCLYHNPELSLYK